In Deinococcus humi, the genomic stretch CGCAGTGGACGGCGCGGCCGTCCCCGGCGGCGTCCAGCCAAACTCCACGCCGATAAGGGCTATGACTTTGGCCGGTGTCGTCAGGCGCTAAGCCGCCCCAAGATTGCTCCTCGCATCGCCCGTCGTGGCGTGGAGTCGAGCGCCACCTTGGGGCGGCATCGGTGGCGAGTCGAACGGACCCTGAGCTGGCTCGTGGCGTTCCGCAAGCTCGCTGTCCGGCGGGAACGAAGCGCAGCTTCGTTCCTCGCCCTGGCCCAACTGGCGTGTGCCCTGATCGTCTGGCGCCGAACGGGCGGGGTGCTCAGCGCCCCGCGGCCTGAGTCAACTGTTGTAACTGTGTGTACAGCTTGCCCAGCAGCTTGACCTGTCGCTCTGCAGCTTTCACCCGCTCCGCTTCATATTCCAGGTCGCTGATTCGGATGGCCTGTCCCGCCAGCGTCTGCGCGATGGTCAACAGGGCCCTCTCGAACTCCATGGCGGCGGACATCGCTTCGATACTGTCCATGGCCATTTCACTGGCCATCCCTTCCAGTACATCCATCATGTCCGGTCCTTCGAGCGGTACAGCGGAGACGGACAACGTGGGGCTGACCTTCTGACGAGGCATGCATCAAGTGTGCCATGACGCACCGCTGCACCCCGGTTCTGTCCTCAGGCTCTTAGCTGGGTGTATTTTTAGCGGCTTTTATTTGAGGTTGTCTCTCCACATGCTTGTGCTGGATTAGGTAGCTCCATCCTCTGTCAAAGCTGTTTTTGGCTATTTTTGTGGACTCTTGGAGCTCTCCCCGCTCTACACCCTCTGGCTGTTCATGTTCTGCGATTTTCAGCGCCAGTAGCAGGATTTTCACTGACGGTAGTAGGCCCTTCAGATCTTGTGTTTTTCCGCTAGCCGTCACCTTGTATTTGTATGGTTTTTTCATGCCCCCAGTTTGGGGGTTTTTAGATTGAGGTGCAAGCCTTTTTCGTGCTACGCTTTGCCCACGTTCTTCCCCTTCCAGCCCCCCAATTACTGATAACGACGGCTCCCCTAGCCATAAACAGGGATGCGAGATTGGGCGCATACTCTTATCTTCGACTGCTGATTCAAGGGAAAGGGAAGAACCCCAGTCGGGAGACTGAGGTTCATTCCATGCCTTCGTGGTTGTCGGCTGGATGTACTTTATCAAATCCCCCCCCGGCTGGACAGAGGGCTTATGCCTAATCCGTTCATGTCGGGTGTTTTTTTCTGACCCCTCCTCCAGCAGTTCACCCCGCGCTCGTGCCCACAGTGAAGGGCATGGTCGCTCCAATGCCCCCCCTTGCTAGCTAGATATACGGAATCCTCTTCACCCTACCTGCCTTTGCCCTCCGCTGGCACGGTAAAAACTGATTCTGATGGAGTGCTAATTGATGGGCACGAGAAGAGACTTCTCCGCTGGGAACTTCAGCACTCGGCCCGTCAGCTCCTGGGAACAAAGCACCGGATTGGGGTCTGTCACCGGGTGCTTTCGACGTTCGTTGCTGAGGGTCAGACTCCTGGGGTCAAGGTCTACCGGCGTGCAGACTCCGCCACTTACTACCGGGGTTTGATGATCTGCGCGAATGGCTGGGCGTGCCCGGTCTGCTCGGCCAAGATTGCGGAGAAGCGGCGCGGACTCTTGGAAAAGGGTTTAGCGGCGCATCTGGCGAACGGTGGCGGTGTCTATCACATGCTGCTGACGGTTCCCCACACGCGGAAGGACAAGCCGCTGGGCCTCGTGGCTGACCTGCTGGCGGCCTTCGTCCGGCTCTGCTCAGGGAAATACGCTCTGTCGGTTCTGGTGCCCGGTTACGTCGGTCTGGTGCGCTCGCTGGAGGTCACTCACGGGGATAACGGTTGGCATCCTCACCTGCATGTCCTGATCTTTACTGCTGCCCCTCTGTACCGGACATCTTTCCTTCAAACCACGTCTGGCATGGGAAATGGAGTCTTCAGCAGCTTGATCAAGCAGGCTGACTCGGGCAACATCCAGCGCAGCGCATTGCAGAGACGTTCGGCGCCGTAGCGCACGAGACTCATGGCCGCTCGGCCATGAGCTTTCACCTTGACCGGCACCTGTGCGTGGAGCCACACCCCTCCCCGCAGGCAACTGACCCAGGCCAGGATGACCAGCCCGAACAGGCGTTCCAGCCGAGTGGGTTGAGTGATACCTGTGCGCTCCAGGTCAAAGCCGCGCACTTTGATGCTGGCGAAGGTGCACTCCACAGGCCAGCGCGCCCGGTACAGAACGCAGGTGTCCCAGACGCTGAAAGAAGACGAGTTCAGCTCCGTATAAGGGCCGGCCGCACGCGGAATTGCGGACGCGCCCAAGGGGACGACTCCGCGGGGAGTCGCCCAGGCAAGTCGAGCGCAGCGCCGGGCCACCCTGATCCTCGGCAGGTTCTGGTGACGCTCGGCCTGTAACGCCGCTCGTTTCCTCGCTGGAGAACGGGCCGCGCGCGCGTGATATGTTCAGTTCAGGCCTAGGCAACACGGCATGGTGCGCGGTCTTCACGCCATGATGGTCAGCATGAGGTTGAGAAAGGAGGGGGACATGGTAACACTGGGACTGTTGGTCCGGCTGGAGGCCAAGCCTGGAAAAGAGGCGGACGTCGAGAACTTTCTGAAGGGAGGGCTGCCGCTGGTTGAGCAGGAACCGGCGACGACCGCCTGGTTCGCAATCCGCCTGGGACCTTCGACCTTCGGCATCTTCGATGTATTTCCCGACGAGTCAGGGCGGGAAGCGCACCTGTCGGGCCGCGTTGCAGCGGCACTCCAGGAGAACGCCGAACTGTTCGCACAGGCACCCGACATTCAGAAGCTTGATGTCGTGGCGGCCAAGCTCCCCGGGGTTCTGGCAACTTAACCTCGGCAGGCCGAGCTGTGAGCGGCCAGGAGCCGTACCGTCATCGATTTCCCTTGAGCGTCATCGGCTACGCCCTGCGGCTCTACCATCGGTTCTCGCTCAGTCAACGTGACGTGCAGGAACTCCTCCACGAGCGCGGGGTCGTGGTCAGCCACGAGACCTTGCGGAAGTGGAACATCAAATTTGCTCCGCTCCTGACTGAGGAACTGCGTCACCGAGAACCCCGACGGGGTTCTCGGTGACATTTGGATGAAATGCACGTGAGGGTCGGA encodes the following:
- a CDS encoding transposase is translated as RSGRRGRPRRRPAKLHADKGYDFGRCRQALSRPKIAPRIARRGVESSATLGRHRWRVERTLSWLVAFRKLAVRRERSAASFLALAQLACALIVWRRTGGVLSAPRPESTVVTVCTACPAA
- a CDS encoding protein rep codes for the protein MICANGWACPVCSAKIAEKRRGLLEKGLAAHLANGGGVYHMLLTVPHTRKDKPLGLVADLLAAFVRLCSGKYALSVLVPGYVGLVRSLEVTHGDNGWHPHLHVLIFTAAPLYRTSFLQTTSGMGNGVFSSLIKQADSGNIQRSALQRRSAP
- a CDS encoding transposase, coding for MARRCARLAWATPRGVVPLGASAIPRAAGPYTELNSSSFSVWDTCVLYRARWPVECTFASIKVRGFDLERTGITQPTRLERLFGLVILAWVSCLRGGVWLHAQVPVKVKAHGRAAMSLVRYGAERLCNALRWMLPESACLIKLLKTPFPMPDVV
- a CDS encoding putative quinol monooxygenase, with protein sequence MVTLGLLVRLEAKPGKEADVENFLKGGLPLVEQEPATTAWFAIRLGPSTFGIFDVFPDESGREAHLSGRVAAALQENAELFAQAPDIQKLDVVAAKLPGVLAT